In one Corynebacterium bovis DSM 20582 = CIP 54.80 genomic region, the following are encoded:
- the rpmF gene encoding 50S ribosomal protein L32, with protein sequence MAVPKRRMSRANTHARRSQWKADNVALQHVKIQGQDVQIPRRLVKAAQLGLIEFD encoded by the coding sequence ATGGCAGTTCCGAAGCGCCGCATGTCCCGTGCGAACACGCACGCCCGTCGTTCGCAGTGGAAGGCAGACAATGTCGCCCTCCAGCACGTCAAGATCCAGGGCCAGGACGTCCAGATCCCGCGCCGGCTCGTGAAGGCCGCTCAGCTCGGTCTCATCGAGTTCGACTGA
- a CDS encoding RDD family protein translates to MSNPYGQTPSGGASGAGDEPGFSSYPQQSQSTPEAGAQQPYPGGYQQFPGGVDDDPTAGAPERPGAWMRFLAYFIDTIIVSAISLIIDYFLFGSQYSEWTDQLREATDAGTPAPGIPASILYGAGVVMYVVWFLYRAGMEAGVGGSLGRFITGQRVVTLEGGKVSFGASLIRNSWYLINGIVTLIPFVGLYVSLLVPIVVGVTIARSPLKQSFSDKWAKAQVVKK, encoded by the coding sequence ATGTCGAACCCGTACGGCCAGACCCCCTCAGGCGGAGCCTCAGGAGCCGGCGACGAGCCCGGCTTCTCCTCCTACCCGCAGCAGTCCCAGTCCACCCCCGAGGCCGGCGCCCAGCAGCCGTACCCCGGCGGTTACCAGCAGTTCCCCGGTGGCGTCGATGATGACCCGACCGCCGGGGCCCCCGAGCGACCCGGCGCCTGGATGCGCTTCCTCGCCTACTTCATCGACACCATCATCGTCAGCGCCATCAGCCTGATCATCGACTACTTCCTCTTCGGGTCCCAGTACTCCGAGTGGACCGACCAGCTCCGCGAGGCCACCGACGCCGGAACCCCCGCGCCCGGGATCCCCGCGAGCATCCTCTACGGCGCCGGGGTCGTCATGTACGTCGTCTGGTTCCTCTACCGGGCGGGCATGGAGGCCGGCGTCGGTGGTTCGCTCGGCCGGTTCATCACGGGCCAGCGGGTCGTCACCCTCGAGGGCGGGAAGGTCTCCTTCGGGGCCTCCCTGATCCGGAACAGCTGGTACCTCATCAACGGCATCGTGACCCTCATCCCGTTCGTCGGGTTGTACGTTTCGCTCCTCGTGCCCATCGTGGTCGGTGTGACCATCGCCCGCAGCCCGCTCAAGCAGTCCTTCTCGGACAAGTGGGCCAAGGCGCAGGTCGTCAAGAAGTAG
- the rpmB gene encoding 50S ribosomal protein L28 has product MSAHCQVTGRKPGFGKSVSHSHRRTNRRWNPNIQRRSFYLPSEGRSITLNVSTKGLKTIDRDGIESVVAKLRARGEKI; this is encoded by the coding sequence ATGTCGGCACATTGCCAGGTCACGGGTCGGAAGCCGGGTTTCGGCAAGTCCGTCTCGCACTCGCACCGCCGCACGAACCGCCGGTGGAACCCGAACATCCAGCGCCGGTCGTTCTACCTCCCCTCCGAGGGCCGTTCCATCACGCTGAACGTGTCCACCAAGGGGCTGAAGACCATCGACCGTGACGGCATCGAGTCCGTCGTCGCCAAGCTCCGCGCACGTGGGGAGAAGATCTGA
- the rpsN gene encoding 30S ribosomal protein S14 — protein MAKKSMIAKNEQRKEIVARYAERRAELKKIIKNPNSSDEERLDAQYELNRQPRDASPVRVRNRDAADGRPRGYLRKFGLSRVRVREMAHRGELPGVRKSSW, from the coding sequence ATGGCCAAGAAGTCCATGATCGCCAAGAATGAGCAGCGCAAGGAAATCGTCGCCCGCTACGCCGAGCGTCGCGCCGAGCTCAAGAAGATCATCAAGAACCCGAACTCCTCCGACGAGGAGCGTCTCGACGCGCAGTACGAGCTCAACCGTCAGCCGCGCGACGCCTCCCCGGTGCGGGTCCGTAACCGCGACGCCGCTGACGGCCGTCCCCGCGGCTACCTCCGCAAGTTCGGCCTGTCCCGTGTCCGCGTCCGTGAGATGGCCCACCGTGGTGAGCTCCCGGGCGTCCGTAAGTCCAGCTGGTAA
- the rpsR gene encoding 30S ribosomal protein S18, with amino-acid sequence MKRTNIKKARLEQSRRPKKNPLKAEGIETVDYKNHALLRKFISDRGKIRSRRVTGLTPQQQRQVATAIKNAREMALLPFHSR; translated from the coding sequence ATGAAGCGCACCAACATCAAGAAGGCCCGGCTGGAGCAGTCCCGCCGCCCGAAGAAGAACCCGCTCAAGGCTGAAGGCATTGAGACGGTCGACTACAAGAACCACGCTCTCCTGCGGAAGTTCATCTCCGACCGCGGGAAGATCCGCAGCCGCCGCGTCACCGGCCTGACGCCGCAGCAGCAGCGCCAGGTCGCCACCGCGATCAAGAACGCGCGCGAGATGGCGCTGCTCCCGTTCCACAGCCGCTGA
- a CDS encoding response regulator transcription factor: MKILVVDDDQAVRESLRRSLTFNGYTVVLAVDGEDGLEKIRSERPDLAVLDVMMPRLDGLEVCRELRSHGDDVPILLLTARDSVSERVAGLDAGADDYLPKPFALEELLARVRSLFRRAARPAVVEGERTEPLTFEDLTLNPETRDVTRGERAISLTRTEFSLLELLMRNQRKVLSRNAILEEVWGYDFPTSGNALEVYIGYLRRKTEADGESRLIHTVRGVGYVLRETAP, translated from the coding sequence ATGAAAATACTTGTTGTCGACGACGATCAGGCGGTACGCGAGTCCCTCCGGCGGTCACTGACCTTCAACGGTTATACAGTTGTACTAGCTGTCGACGGGGAGGACGGACTGGAGAAGATCCGTTCCGAGCGTCCCGATCTCGCCGTCCTCGACGTCATGATGCCGCGCCTCGACGGCCTCGAGGTGTGCCGCGAGCTGCGCAGCCACGGGGACGACGTCCCGATTCTTCTCCTCACCGCCCGTGACAGCGTCTCGGAGCGGGTCGCCGGCCTCGACGCCGGCGCGGACGACTACCTCCCGAAGCCCTTCGCGCTCGAGGAGCTGCTCGCGCGTGTCCGGTCGCTGTTCCGCCGCGCCGCCCGCCCGGCCGTCGTCGAGGGGGAGCGCACCGAGCCGCTGACCTTCGAGGACCTCACCCTCAACCCGGAGACCCGGGACGTCACCCGCGGCGAGCGGGCGATCAGCCTCACCCGCACGGAGTTCTCGCTGCTCGAGCTCCTCATGCGCAACCAGCGCAAGGTCCTGTCGCGCAACGCGATCCTCGAGGAGGTGTGGGGCTACGACTTCCCGACGTCGGGCAACGCGCTCGAGGTCTACATCGGCTACCTCCGCCGCAAGACCGAGGCCGACGGTGAGAGCCGCCTCATCCACACCGTCCGTGGCGTCGGGTACGTCCTGCGCGAGACGGCGCCGTGA
- the rpmG gene encoding 50S ribosomal protein L33 gives MARNDIRPIIKLKSTAGTGYTYVTRKNKRNNPDRMTLKKFDPIARKHVEFREER, from the coding sequence ATGGCACGTAACGACATCCGCCCGATCATCAAGCTGAAGTCGACGGCAGGCACCGGTTACACGTACGTGACGCGCAAGAACAAGCGGAACAACCCGGACCGGATGACCCTGAAGAAGTTCGACCCGATCGCCCGCAAGCACGTCGAATTCCGCGAGGAGCGATAA
- a CDS encoding HAMP domain-containing sensor histidine kinase, which translates to MTEGSAGTPPPGDGDRGTARRAGDVGGGEGAAGVAGTAGRVDETRDNGGRPLTLPGVETPRSNPARARLSLRGRLTALTAAVVIVAIAVVSLSAYATVRYVSDQEISRNLQWQAQAIFDSPTPPGLSGAGAPSGPDWDSGTHPGHRPDEGQSAGPADPAPHFVQVTPSVRALVVTRRWSGHQAGVTWTADGLGDAEYAVLRGDETYSYRTANRQRILATMDGTGRAVVLTQDISSTRQMLGALVFVLVLVGIAGSLTAVIAGMAVATAGLGPVARLRRAVDRVSKTDELWPVPVQGVDEFAYLTESFNEMLRALQASRDKQAELVADASHELKTPLTSLRTNIELLMLASRPDTPDVSDADRREIERDVVAQIDEMASLVGDLVDLARADAMDPVYEDVDVVGTLREALDRVSRRRPDVTFESHLTTWHLCGDSFGLGRAFLNLLDNAAKWSPAGGVVRVYMDRIDDRSVEIRVADSGPGIPAEDRTKVFDRFYRSISSRSMPGSGLGLAIVKQVVETHGGVVMADESDDGGALIRLVLPGATTAHGSCPATGG; encoded by the coding sequence GTGACGGAGGGGTCGGCCGGGACGCCGCCGCCCGGCGACGGGGACCGGGGGACGGCCCGCCGCGCCGGTGACGTCGGTGGCGGCGAGGGGGCCGCCGGGGTGGCCGGGACCGCCGGCCGCGTCGACGAGACGCGGGACAACGGGGGCCGGCCGCTCACGCTGCCGGGGGTGGAGACCCCGCGGTCGAACCCGGCCCGGGCGCGGCTGTCCCTCCGGGGGAGGTTGACCGCCCTGACGGCGGCCGTCGTCATCGTCGCCATCGCCGTCGTCAGCCTGTCGGCGTACGCGACCGTGCGGTACGTCTCCGACCAGGAGATCAGCCGGAACCTCCAGTGGCAGGCGCAGGCGATCTTCGACTCGCCGACGCCGCCCGGCCTCTCCGGCGCCGGCGCACCGTCCGGGCCGGACTGGGACAGCGGCACGCACCCCGGCCACCGCCCGGACGAGGGGCAGAGCGCGGGTCCGGCCGACCCGGCGCCGCACTTCGTGCAGGTCACGCCGTCCGTGCGGGCGCTCGTCGTCACCCGTCGGTGGTCGGGGCACCAGGCCGGTGTCACGTGGACGGCCGACGGCCTCGGGGACGCGGAGTACGCGGTGCTCCGCGGGGACGAGACCTACTCCTACCGGACCGCGAACCGGCAGCGGATCCTCGCGACGATGGACGGCACGGGCCGCGCGGTGGTGCTGACCCAGGACATCTCCTCGACGCGGCAGATGCTCGGCGCACTCGTCTTCGTGCTCGTGCTCGTCGGGATCGCGGGGTCGCTCACCGCCGTCATCGCCGGCATGGCCGTGGCGACGGCGGGGCTCGGCCCGGTCGCCCGGCTGCGGCGGGCCGTGGACCGGGTGTCGAAGACCGACGAGCTGTGGCCCGTGCCGGTGCAGGGGGTCGACGAGTTCGCCTACCTCACGGAGAGCTTCAACGAGATGCTCCGCGCGCTCCAGGCGTCGCGGGACAAGCAGGCCGAGCTCGTCGCCGACGCGTCGCACGAGCTGAAGACCCCGCTGACCTCGCTGCGGACGAACATCGAGCTGCTCATGCTCGCGTCGCGCCCGGACACCCCGGACGTGTCGGACGCGGACCGGCGGGAGATCGAGCGGGACGTCGTCGCCCAGATCGACGAGATGGCCTCCCTCGTCGGCGACCTCGTCGACCTCGCCCGGGCGGACGCGATGGACCCGGTGTACGAGGACGTCGACGTCGTCGGCACCCTCCGGGAGGCCCTGGACCGGGTGAGCCGCCGCCGGCCCGACGTCACCTTCGAGTCCCACCTCACGACGTGGCACCTCTGCGGCGACTCCTTCGGGCTGGGCCGGGCGTTCCTCAACCTCCTCGACAACGCGGCGAAGTGGTCGCCCGCGGGCGGGGTCGTGCGGGTGTACATGGACAGGATCGACGACCGGAGCGTGGAGATCCGCGTCGCCGACTCGGGCCCGGGCATCCCCGCGGAGGACCGCACGAAGGTCTTCGACCGGTTCTACCGCTCGATCAGCTCCCGGTCGATGCCCGGCTCCGGACTGGGGCTGGCCATCGTCAAGCAGGTCGTGGAGACGCACGGCGGCGTCGTCATGGCCGACGAGTCCGACGACGGTGGTGCCCTCATCCGCCTCGTCCTGCCGGGGGCGACGACGGCGCACGGGAGCTGCCCCGCCACCGGCGGGTGA
- a CDS encoding type B 50S ribosomal protein L31 has product MKNDIHPDYHEVVFKDASTGHQFLTRSTATSSRTVEWEDGNEYPLIVVDVTSESHPFWTGAQRVMDTAGRVEKFQRRYGNRIRRQKKTQ; this is encoded by the coding sequence ATGAAGAACGACATCCACCCCGACTACCACGAGGTAGTCTTCAAGGACGCGAGCACGGGACACCAGTTCCTGACCCGGTCCACCGCGACCTCCTCCCGCACCGTCGAGTGGGAGGACGGCAACGAGTACCCGCTGATCGTCGTCGACGTCACCAGCGAGTCCCACCCGTTCTGGACCGGTGCCCAGCGTGTCATGGACACCGCCGGCCGCGTCGAGAAGTTCCAGCGCCGGTACGGTAACCGCATCCGCCGCCAGAAGAAGACCCAGTAG
- a CDS encoding AEC family transporter: MLDVLTGFLVVVVLIVVGFTVGRMRVLGPGAVHTLTLFVFSVATPALLVDVLAHADLGQVFGVNLAVAVAGSLLVGALAFAGQRLLARRPVPDSLVTMLAASYCNGSNLGVPIAAHVLGNPAAVLPVIIFQVAVYGPLVVLALDLATRRTSPDRTSSLVRELLSGIVRNPLIIAAVVGVAVALLHDRTGFTLPQVVAEPVSLLAGAAVPVALLAFGMSMADVTVLDRATSPRRSVLAAAVLKSVVHPVVAAALGAFVFGLSGPALLTVTVVGALPTAQNVFTYAHRFRVGTVLARDTGVVSTGLSLVSIAVVAALLG; the protein is encoded by the coding sequence ATGCTTGACGTCCTCACCGGTTTCCTCGTGGTCGTCGTGCTCATCGTGGTGGGGTTCACCGTCGGGCGGATGCGGGTCCTCGGCCCCGGTGCGGTGCACACGCTGACCCTCTTCGTCTTCTCCGTCGCGACCCCGGCGCTGCTCGTCGACGTCCTCGCCCACGCCGACCTCGGCCAGGTCTTCGGCGTGAACCTGGCGGTCGCGGTCGCCGGTTCCCTCCTCGTCGGGGCGCTCGCGTTCGCGGGCCAGCGCCTCCTCGCGCGCCGACCGGTGCCGGACAGCCTCGTCACCATGCTGGCGGCGTCGTACTGCAACGGCTCCAACCTGGGCGTCCCCATCGCCGCGCACGTCCTCGGGAACCCGGCGGCCGTGCTCCCCGTCATCATCTTCCAGGTCGCCGTGTACGGGCCGCTGGTCGTCCTCGCGCTGGACCTCGCGACCCGGCGCACCTCCCCGGACCGCACGTCCTCGCTGGTCCGGGAGCTGCTGAGCGGGATCGTGCGCAACCCGCTCATCATCGCGGCGGTCGTCGGCGTGGCCGTCGCCCTGCTCCACGACCGGACGGGGTTCACCCTCCCCCAGGTCGTCGCGGAGCCGGTCAGCCTCCTCGCCGGCGCGGCGGTGCCCGTGGCGCTGCTCGCGTTCGGCATGTCGATGGCGGACGTCACCGTCCTCGACCGCGCGACGAGCCCGCGCCGGAGCGTCCTCGCCGCGGCGGTGCTGAAGTCCGTCGTCCATCCGGTCGTCGCCGCGGCCCTCGGGGCGTTCGTCTTCGGGCTGTCCGGCCCGGCGCTGCTCACGGTCACGGTCGTCGGGGCGCTGCCGACGGCGCAGAACGTGTTCACCTACGCGCACCGGTTCCGGGTGGGCACGGTCCTCGCCCGGGACACCGGTGTCGTGAGCACGGGGCTGTCCCTCGTCTCGATCGCCGTCGTCGCGGCCCTTCTCGGCTGA
- a CDS encoding glycoside hydrolase family 2 TIM barrel-domain containing protein, with amino-acid sequence MIVPAHHEDPAVLHVNTLPPRAYHVPASRDMGPLVRDREASDRLTLLNGTWSFAHVDSVHDLTVPFWEDGPDSPLFADGTTIPVPAAWQFHGHGSHQYTNVRYPFPLDPPYVPQENPCGCYARTFEHHRNPAAPRTHLTFEGVDSCLHVWVNGAYVGYSQVTHCSSEFDVTDHLVDGVNTLCVLVITWCDGSYLEDQDKFRTSGIIRDVYLTDRPADALYDYTVTAGPAAGGAGLVTVSATSLDEPLAPTRVTLRDPDGTVVAEGSLERSGEVRDRGYDDTLPWTTALIVRNARLWTPEDPQLYTLTFTQAEEVVVDRVGIRDVAVSAGDAGSPQVLLNGSPVTFRGVNRHDSDPVTGPVVDLDHMIRDLDLMVGHNINAVRSSHYPNAPVFYQLCDEYGLMVMSEADNESHGTQARYLRDGSWENRVRHWSELIADNPDVIPATLDRVERCVRRERNRPSIVAWSMGNECGFGCTIEEALRWTKVYDPTRLTHYEGAVYEDGRRDYDHSHIDIDSRMYPTLDEVQRYTTGAPTRPLLLVEYSHAMGNSPGDLEDYQAVIDAYPSLCGGFVWEWCDHAVAEPLPDGRVRYLYGGDHGETLHDGNFCVDGLVYPDRRPHTGLAELRAVHRPVRVTRFDQATGALSVRNHLDHTDLGGRIELRWECDVDGDVVGSGTVEVPGPFPPGEVVTVRVPLTVPERGRSHLRVTTVLTAALRTLPAGHAVGTDEVALRTGDDRHGEVVRLLSPGTVRRPAPTVTADGRWTTVTAGDVTYTVDTVRGLVAGIRVGGTCLTDRPVDLNVWRAPTDNDRKIRLDCAEAHYDDATSRAYSVDVDRDGGDVLVHAVMSVAGVSVQRVLDVDATWRIDPQGRLTATTVVRKDPEFPPLPRFGLRLFLDRSLDAVTWYGRGPLESYVDKHRASHHSRFTSTVAAQHEDYLRPQENGSHDDCSLVTLTGGGVGLTACSHTPFSVNVSPYTQEDLTRTAHAADLTPCGSTVLCLDAAQAGIGSASCGPELLTRYRLDPEEFTFTVTLVPHGRR; translated from the coding sequence ATGATCGTCCCAGCGCACCACGAGGACCCGGCCGTCCTCCACGTCAACACCCTCCCGCCCCGCGCCTACCACGTCCCGGCCTCCCGCGACATGGGCCCGCTCGTCCGGGACCGGGAGGCGTCGGACCGGCTGACCCTCCTCAACGGCACGTGGTCCTTCGCCCACGTGGACTCCGTGCACGACCTCACGGTCCCGTTCTGGGAGGACGGCCCGGACTCCCCGCTCTTCGCCGACGGCACGACGATCCCGGTCCCCGCCGCCTGGCAGTTCCACGGCCACGGGTCGCACCAGTACACCAACGTCCGCTACCCGTTCCCCCTCGACCCGCCGTACGTCCCGCAGGAGAACCCGTGCGGGTGCTACGCCCGGACCTTCGAGCACCACCGGAACCCGGCCGCGCCGCGCACGCACCTGACGTTCGAGGGCGTGGACTCCTGCCTCCACGTGTGGGTCAACGGCGCGTACGTCGGGTACAGCCAGGTCACGCACTGCAGCAGCGAGTTCGACGTCACGGACCACCTCGTCGACGGCGTGAACACGCTGTGCGTGCTCGTCATCACCTGGTGCGACGGCAGCTACCTCGAGGACCAGGACAAGTTCCGCACCAGCGGCATCATCCGGGACGTCTACCTCACCGACCGCCCCGCGGACGCGCTGTACGACTACACGGTGACCGCCGGGCCCGCCGCGGGCGGCGCCGGCCTGGTCACGGTCTCCGCGACGTCGCTGGACGAGCCCCTCGCCCCGACCCGGGTGACGTTGCGGGACCCGGACGGGACAGTCGTCGCCGAGGGCAGCCTCGAACGGTCCGGGGAGGTCCGGGACCGGGGGTACGACGACACCCTCCCGTGGACGACCGCCCTCATCGTCCGCAACGCCCGGCTGTGGACGCCGGAGGACCCGCAGCTGTACACGCTGACGTTCACGCAGGCGGAGGAGGTCGTCGTCGACCGGGTGGGGATCCGCGACGTGGCGGTGTCCGCCGGGGACGCCGGCTCGCCGCAGGTCCTGCTCAACGGGTCCCCGGTGACGTTCCGGGGCGTGAACCGGCACGACTCCGACCCGGTGACGGGGCCCGTCGTCGACCTCGACCACATGATCCGCGACCTCGACCTCATGGTCGGGCACAACATCAACGCGGTGCGCAGCAGCCACTACCCGAACGCCCCGGTGTTCTACCAGCTCTGCGACGAGTACGGCCTCATGGTCATGTCGGAGGCGGACAACGAGAGCCACGGCACGCAGGCCCGCTACCTGCGCGACGGGTCGTGGGAGAACCGGGTGCGGCACTGGAGCGAGCTCATCGCCGACAACCCCGACGTCATCCCCGCGACCCTCGACCGGGTCGAGCGGTGCGTCCGGCGGGAACGCAACCGCCCGAGCATCGTCGCCTGGTCGATGGGCAACGAGTGCGGGTTCGGCTGCACCATCGAGGAGGCCCTGCGCTGGACGAAGGTCTACGACCCGACGCGCCTCACCCACTACGAGGGGGCGGTGTACGAGGACGGCCGGCGGGACTACGACCACTCGCACATCGACATCGACAGCCGCATGTACCCGACGCTCGACGAGGTCCAGCGGTACACCACCGGTGCGCCGACGCGACCGCTGCTCCTCGTGGAGTACAGCCACGCGATGGGCAACAGCCCCGGTGACCTGGAGGACTACCAGGCCGTCATCGACGCCTACCCCTCCCTCTGCGGCGGCTTCGTGTGGGAGTGGTGCGACCACGCCGTCGCCGAGCCGCTGCCCGACGGCCGGGTGCGCTACCTCTACGGCGGCGACCACGGGGAGACCCTGCACGACGGCAACTTCTGCGTCGACGGCCTCGTCTACCCCGACCGCCGGCCGCACACCGGCCTCGCGGAGCTCCGCGCCGTCCACCGGCCCGTGCGCGTCACCCGGTTCGACCAGGCCACCGGCGCCCTCAGCGTGCGCAACCACCTGGACCACACCGACCTCGGCGGGCGGATCGAACTGCGCTGGGAATGCGACGTCGACGGGGACGTCGTCGGCTCCGGGACCGTCGAGGTCCCGGGACCGTTCCCTCCGGGTGAGGTCGTCACGGTGCGCGTCCCCCTCACCGTCCCCGAGCGGGGCCGGAGCCACCTGCGGGTGACGACCGTCCTCACCGCCGCCCTGCGCACCCTGCCCGCCGGCCACGCGGTCGGGACGGACGAGGTCGCCCTGCGGACCGGCGACGACCGGCACGGCGAGGTCGTCCGGCTCCTCTCCCCGGGGACCGTCCGCCGGCCCGCCCCGACGGTCACGGCCGACGGCCGGTGGACCACGGTCACCGCCGGCGACGTGACGTACACGGTCGACACCGTCCGGGGGCTCGTCGCGGGGATCCGCGTCGGCGGGACGTGCCTCACCGACCGGCCCGTGGACCTCAACGTGTGGCGGGCGCCGACGGACAACGACCGCAAGATCCGCCTCGACTGTGCCGAGGCCCACTACGACGACGCGACGTCCCGCGCGTACAGCGTCGACGTCGACCGGGACGGCGGGGACGTCCTCGTCCACGCGGTGATGTCCGTCGCGGGGGTGTCCGTGCAGCGTGTCCTCGACGTCGACGCGACCTGGCGGATCGACCCGCAGGGCCGGCTCACGGCGACGACGGTCGTGCGGAAGGACCCGGAGTTCCCGCCGCTGCCCCGGTTCGGGCTGCGGCTCTTCCTCGACCGGTCGCTCGACGCCGTGACCTGGTACGGGCGTGGCCCGCTGGAGAGTTACGTCGACAAGCACCGGGCGAGCCACCACAGCCGGTTCACGTCCACGGTCGCGGCCCAGCACGAGGACTACCTGCGCCCGCAGGAGAACGGCAGCCACGACGACTGCTCCCTCGTCACCCTCACCGGCGGCGGGGTGGGCCTCACCGCGTGCTCGCACACCCCGTTCTCCGTCAACGTCTCCCCGTACACGCAGGAGGATCTCACCCGCACGGCCCACGCCGCGGACCTCACCCCGTGCGGGTCGACGGTGCTGTGCCTCGACGCCGCCCAGGCCGGGATCGGGTCGGCGAGCTGCGGGCCGGAGCTGCTGACCCGGTACCGCCTCGACCCGGAGGAGTTCACGTTCACCGTCACGCTCGTGCCCCACGGGCGGCGCTGA